One region of Ananas comosus cultivar F153 linkage group 9, ASM154086v1, whole genome shotgun sequence genomic DNA includes:
- the LOC109715587 gene encoding uncharacterized protein LOC109715587 isoform X3: MESRLFFVKLATTPIPLPISSSSSSSKIPFSRCSFFSTPIIAPSKSPHALRLPSDGSRAFRRRFRASKADPAEEEEEEETPAEAGVRSRTWNWRGYCIRYQSAGESGPALVLVHGFGANSDHWRKNIPVLAKSNRVYAFDLIGYGYSDKPNPRELGGNPFYTFETWADQLNEFCAEVVGDEAFFICNSIGGLVGLQAAVVKPQVCKGIVLLDISLRMLHIKKQPWYGRPFIKSFQSLLRNTAVGKLFYNAIATPESVRSILCQCYHDTSAVTDELVQIILQPGLAPGAADVFLEFICYSEGPLPEELLPKVKCPVLVAWGDKDPWEPVELGRAYADFNVVEEFIVLPNVGHCPQEYPNGALVAVCSAG, from the exons ATGGAGTCTCGACTCTTCTTCGTGAAATTAGCGACGACGCCCATCCCACTTcccatctcttcttcttcttcttcttctaaaaTCCCCTTCTCTCGCTGCAGCTTCTTCTCAACACCCATCATTGCGCCGTCCAAATCTCCGCATGCCCTTCGACTCCCCTCTGATGGCTCTCGCGCGTTTCGTCGGCGATTTAGGGCTTCCAaggccgaccccgccgaggaggaggaggaggaggagacgccAGCCGAGGCCGGAGTTCGCAGTCG CACGTGGAACTGGCGAGGTTACTGCATTCGTTATCAAAGTGCTGGAGAGAGTGGTCCTGCATTAGTTTTAGTTCATGGTTTTGGGGCGAACAG TGACCATTGGCGTAAAAATATTCCTGTCCTTGCAAAGTCAAATAGAGTTTATGCTTTTGATCTTATTGGTTATGGTTATTCTGATAAGCCAAATCCAAGAGAGCTTGGTGGGAATCCCTTTTATACATTTGAGACATGGGCAGACCAGCTAAATGAGTTTTGTGCAGAAGTGGTTGGAGATGAAGCGTTCTTCATATGCAACTCTATCGGTG GACTGGTTGGTCTTCAGGCAGCTGTCGTGAAGCCTCAGGTTTGTAAGGGTATTGTCCTGCTGGACATTTCGTTGAGGATGCTTCATATAAAGAAGCAGCCTTGGTATGGGAGACCTTTCATCAAATCATTCCAGAGCTTGCTGAG GAACACAGCTGTGGGGAAGTTATTTTATAATGCAATTGCTACACCAGAATCTGTGAGAAGTATCCTTTGTCAG TGTTATCACGACACATCGGCAGTTACGGATGAGCTGGTTCAGATAATTCTGCAGCCAGGACTTGCTCCTGGCGCAGCAGATGTATTCCTCGAGTTCATCTGCTACTCTGAAGGCCCCCTTCCCGAAGAGCTGCTCCCAAAAGTGAAG TGTCCTGTTTTGGTAGCTTGGGGGGACAAGGACCCATGGGAGCCTGTTGAACTTGGGAGAGCATATGCAGATTTTAATGTTGTAGAAGAATTCATCGTGCTTCCGAATGTCGGACACTGCCCACAG gagtatccaaacggggccttagttGCTGTTTGCTCTGCAGGATGA
- the LOC109715587 gene encoding uncharacterized protein LOC109715587 isoform X1, giving the protein MESRLFFVKLATTPIPLPISSSSSSSKIPFSRCSFFSTPIIAPSKSPHALRLPSDGSRAFRRRFRASKADPAEEEEEEETPAEAGVRSRTWNWRGYCIRYQSAGESGPALVLVHGFGANSDHWRKNIPVLAKSNRVYAFDLIGYGYSDKPNPRELGGNPFYTFETWADQLNEFCAEVVGDEAFFICNSIGGLVGLQAAVVKPQVCKGIVLLDISLRMLHIKKQPWYGRPFIKSFQSLLRNTAVGKLFYNAIATPESVRSILCQCYHDTSAVTDELVQIILQPGLAPGAADVFLEFICYSEGPLPEELLPKVKCPVLVAWGDKDPWEPVELGRAYADFNVVEEFIVLPNVGHCPQVNTLFRYCCIILTGYIFPWLLIFCQKIVWTLPQVYDIYENVRDLQLFDLIIFHQVHDRIR; this is encoded by the exons ATGGAGTCTCGACTCTTCTTCGTGAAATTAGCGACGACGCCCATCCCACTTcccatctcttcttcttcttcttcttctaaaaTCCCCTTCTCTCGCTGCAGCTTCTTCTCAACACCCATCATTGCGCCGTCCAAATCTCCGCATGCCCTTCGACTCCCCTCTGATGGCTCTCGCGCGTTTCGTCGGCGATTTAGGGCTTCCAaggccgaccccgccgaggaggaggaggaggaggagacgccAGCCGAGGCCGGAGTTCGCAGTCG CACGTGGAACTGGCGAGGTTACTGCATTCGTTATCAAAGTGCTGGAGAGAGTGGTCCTGCATTAGTTTTAGTTCATGGTTTTGGGGCGAACAG TGACCATTGGCGTAAAAATATTCCTGTCCTTGCAAAGTCAAATAGAGTTTATGCTTTTGATCTTATTGGTTATGGTTATTCTGATAAGCCAAATCCAAGAGAGCTTGGTGGGAATCCCTTTTATACATTTGAGACATGGGCAGACCAGCTAAATGAGTTTTGTGCAGAAGTGGTTGGAGATGAAGCGTTCTTCATATGCAACTCTATCGGTG GACTGGTTGGTCTTCAGGCAGCTGTCGTGAAGCCTCAGGTTTGTAAGGGTATTGTCCTGCTGGACATTTCGTTGAGGATGCTTCATATAAAGAAGCAGCCTTGGTATGGGAGACCTTTCATCAAATCATTCCAGAGCTTGCTGAG GAACACAGCTGTGGGGAAGTTATTTTATAATGCAATTGCTACACCAGAATCTGTGAGAAGTATCCTTTGTCAG TGTTATCACGACACATCGGCAGTTACGGATGAGCTGGTTCAGATAATTCTGCAGCCAGGACTTGCTCCTGGCGCAGCAGATGTATTCCTCGAGTTCATCTGCTACTCTGAAGGCCCCCTTCCCGAAGAGCTGCTCCCAAAAGTGAAG TGTCCTGTTTTGGTAGCTTGGGGGGACAAGGACCCATGGGAGCCTGTTGAACTTGGGAGAGCATATGCAGATTTTAATGTTGTAGAAGAATTCATCGTGCTTCCGAATGTCGGACACTGCCCACAGGTTAACACTCTCTTCAGATATTGTTGCATAATACTCACTGGTTATATTTTCCCATGGCTACTTATTTTTTGCCAAAAAATTGTATGGACACTCCCACAAGTGTATGACATCTACGAAAATGTGCGTGATCTTCAGTTATTTGATCTCATAATATTCCATCAGGTTCATGACAGAATTCGATAA
- the LOC109715587 gene encoding uncharacterized protein LOC109715587 isoform X5, with protein MVLGRTGVRHTQYCFQFATMFYSDHWRKNIPVLAKSNRVYAFDLIGYGYSDKPNPRELGGNPFYTFETWADQLNEFCAEVVGDEAFFICNSIGGLVGLQAAVVKPQVCKGIVLLDISLRMLHIKKQPWYGRPFIKSFQSLLRNTAVGKLFYNAIATPESVRSILCQCYHDTSAVTDELVQIILQPGLAPGAADVFLEFICYSEGPLPEELLPKVKCPVLVAWGDKDPWEPVELGRAYADFNVVEEFIVLPNVGHCPQVNTLFRYCCIILTGYIFPWLLIFCQKIVWTLPQVYDIYENVRDLQLFDLIIFHQVHDRIR; from the exons ATGGTTTTGGGGCGAACAGGTGTACGTCATACACAATATTGCTTCCAATTTGCAACTATGTTTTATAG TGACCATTGGCGTAAAAATATTCCTGTCCTTGCAAAGTCAAATAGAGTTTATGCTTTTGATCTTATTGGTTATGGTTATTCTGATAAGCCAAATCCAAGAGAGCTTGGTGGGAATCCCTTTTATACATTTGAGACATGGGCAGACCAGCTAAATGAGTTTTGTGCAGAAGTGGTTGGAGATGAAGCGTTCTTCATATGCAACTCTATCGGTG GACTGGTTGGTCTTCAGGCAGCTGTCGTGAAGCCTCAGGTTTGTAAGGGTATTGTCCTGCTGGACATTTCGTTGAGGATGCTTCATATAAAGAAGCAGCCTTGGTATGGGAGACCTTTCATCAAATCATTCCAGAGCTTGCTGAG GAACACAGCTGTGGGGAAGTTATTTTATAATGCAATTGCTACACCAGAATCTGTGAGAAGTATCCTTTGTCAG TGTTATCACGACACATCGGCAGTTACGGATGAGCTGGTTCAGATAATTCTGCAGCCAGGACTTGCTCCTGGCGCAGCAGATGTATTCCTCGAGTTCATCTGCTACTCTGAAGGCCCCCTTCCCGAAGAGCTGCTCCCAAAAGTGAAG TGTCCTGTTTTGGTAGCTTGGGGGGACAAGGACCCATGGGAGCCTGTTGAACTTGGGAGAGCATATGCAGATTTTAATGTTGTAGAAGAATTCATCGTGCTTCCGAATGTCGGACACTGCCCACAGGTTAACACTCTCTTCAGATATTGTTGCATAATACTCACTGGTTATATTTTCCCATGGCTACTTATTTTTTGCCAAAAAATTGTATGGACACTCCCACAAGTGTATGACATCTACGAAAATGTGCGTGATCTTCAGTTATTTGATCTCATAATATTCCATCAGGTTCATGACAGAATTCGATAA
- the LOC109715587 gene encoding uncharacterized protein LOC109715587 isoform X4, with protein MPFDSPLMALARFVGDLGLPRPTPPRRRRRRRRQPRPEFAVGYKIFLFLQHVELARLLHSLSKCWREWSCISFSSWFWGEQVYVIHNIASNLQLCFIGLVGLQAAVVKPQVCKGIVLLDISLRMLHIKKQPWYGRPFIKSFQSLLRNTAVGKLFYNAIATPESVRSILCQCYHDTSAVTDELVQIILQPGLAPGAADVFLEFICYSEGPLPEELLPKVKCPVLVAWGDKDPWEPVELGRAYADFNVVEEFIVLPNVGHCPQVNTLFRYCCIILTGYIFPWLLIFCQKIVWTLPQVYDIYENVRDLQLFDLIIFHQVHDRIR; from the exons ATGCCCTTCGACTCCCCTCTGATGGCTCTCGCGCGTTTCGTCGGCGATTTAGGGCTTCCAaggccgaccccgccgaggaggaggaggaggaggagacgccAGCCGAGGCCGGAGTTCGCAGTCG gttataaaatatttctatttttgcaGCACGTGGAACTGGCGAGGTTACTGCATTCGTTATCAAAGTGCTGGAGAGAGTGGTCCTGCATTAGTTTTAGTTCATGGTTTTGGGGCGAACAGGTGTACGTCATACACAATATTGCTTCCAATTTGCAACTATGTTTTATAG GACTGGTTGGTCTTCAGGCAGCTGTCGTGAAGCCTCAGGTTTGTAAGGGTATTGTCCTGCTGGACATTTCGTTGAGGATGCTTCATATAAAGAAGCAGCCTTGGTATGGGAGACCTTTCATCAAATCATTCCAGAGCTTGCTGAG GAACACAGCTGTGGGGAAGTTATTTTATAATGCAATTGCTACACCAGAATCTGTGAGAAGTATCCTTTGTCAG TGTTATCACGACACATCGGCAGTTACGGATGAGCTGGTTCAGATAATTCTGCAGCCAGGACTTGCTCCTGGCGCAGCAGATGTATTCCTCGAGTTCATCTGCTACTCTGAAGGCCCCCTTCCCGAAGAGCTGCTCCCAAAAGTGAAG TGTCCTGTTTTGGTAGCTTGGGGGGACAAGGACCCATGGGAGCCTGTTGAACTTGGGAGAGCATATGCAGATTTTAATGTTGTAGAAGAATTCATCGTGCTTCCGAATGTCGGACACTGCCCACAGGTTAACACTCTCTTCAGATATTGTTGCATAATACTCACTGGTTATATTTTCCCATGGCTACTTATTTTTTGCCAAAAAATTGTATGGACACTCCCACAAGTGTATGACATCTACGAAAATGTGCGTGATCTTCAGTTATTTGATCTCATAATATTCCATCAGGTTCATGACAGAATTCGATAA
- the LOC109715587 gene encoding uncharacterized protein LOC109715587 isoform X2: protein MESRLFFVKLATTPIPLPISSSSSSSKIPFSRCSFFSTPIIAPSKSPHALRLPSDGSRAFRRRFRASKADPAEEEEEEETPAEAGVRSRTWNWRGYCIRYQSAGESGPALVLVHGFGANSDHWRKNIPVLAKSNRVYAFDLIGYGYSDKPNPRELGGNPFYTFETWADQLNEFCAEVVGDEAFFICNSIGGLVGLQAAVVKPQVCKGIVLLDISLRMLHIKKQPWYGRPFIKSFQSLLRNTAVGKLFYNAIATPESVRSILCQCYHDTSAVTDELVQIILQPGLAPGAADVFLEFICYSEGPLPEELLPKVKCPVLVAWGDKDPWEPVELGRAYADFNVVEEFIVLPNVGHCPQDEAPDLVNPLIESFVKRHANAKHGIFTF, encoded by the exons ATGGAGTCTCGACTCTTCTTCGTGAAATTAGCGACGACGCCCATCCCACTTcccatctcttcttcttcttcttcttctaaaaTCCCCTTCTCTCGCTGCAGCTTCTTCTCAACACCCATCATTGCGCCGTCCAAATCTCCGCATGCCCTTCGACTCCCCTCTGATGGCTCTCGCGCGTTTCGTCGGCGATTTAGGGCTTCCAaggccgaccccgccgaggaggaggaggaggaggagacgccAGCCGAGGCCGGAGTTCGCAGTCG CACGTGGAACTGGCGAGGTTACTGCATTCGTTATCAAAGTGCTGGAGAGAGTGGTCCTGCATTAGTTTTAGTTCATGGTTTTGGGGCGAACAG TGACCATTGGCGTAAAAATATTCCTGTCCTTGCAAAGTCAAATAGAGTTTATGCTTTTGATCTTATTGGTTATGGTTATTCTGATAAGCCAAATCCAAGAGAGCTTGGTGGGAATCCCTTTTATACATTTGAGACATGGGCAGACCAGCTAAATGAGTTTTGTGCAGAAGTGGTTGGAGATGAAGCGTTCTTCATATGCAACTCTATCGGTG GACTGGTTGGTCTTCAGGCAGCTGTCGTGAAGCCTCAGGTTTGTAAGGGTATTGTCCTGCTGGACATTTCGTTGAGGATGCTTCATATAAAGAAGCAGCCTTGGTATGGGAGACCTTTCATCAAATCATTCCAGAGCTTGCTGAG GAACACAGCTGTGGGGAAGTTATTTTATAATGCAATTGCTACACCAGAATCTGTGAGAAGTATCCTTTGTCAG TGTTATCACGACACATCGGCAGTTACGGATGAGCTGGTTCAGATAATTCTGCAGCCAGGACTTGCTCCTGGCGCAGCAGATGTATTCCTCGAGTTCATCTGCTACTCTGAAGGCCCCCTTCCCGAAGAGCTGCTCCCAAAAGTGAAG TGTCCTGTTTTGGTAGCTTGGGGGGACAAGGACCCATGGGAGCCTGTTGAACTTGGGAGAGCATATGCAGATTTTAATGTTGTAGAAGAATTCATCGTGCTTCCGAATGTCGGACACTGCCCACAG GATGAGGCACCAGATCTTGTAAATCCCCTCATTGAATCATTTGTGAAGCGGCATGCAAATGCAAAACATGGCATCTTTACCTTCTGA